The genomic window atctttactctatatcttaacctattataactatatattttcatccattatcaatccgtatttacatattcttattaatcttgttaccaataccacttattttcaatccaacatcattttaacattcataaattttacagtatttctgcaagtaatctttaaatttcttccaatcttcttccaccaactcttctccctggtctcggattctgccagtcatttctgccaattccatatagtccatcaccttcatctgccactcttccagtgtgagtaaatcttgtgtcttccaatacttttcaatcagtattcttgctgctgttgttgcatacataaaaaaagttctatccttctttggcaccagttggccgactatgcccaagaggaaggcctctggtttcttcaggaaggtatatttaaatacctttttcatttcattatagatcatctcccagaaagccttaatccttgggcatgtccaccaaaggtgaaagaatgtaccttcagtttctttacatttccaacagttattatcgggcaaatgatggatttttgcaagcttgactggtgtcatgtaccacctgtatatcattttcataatattctctcttaaggcattacataccgtaaatttcatacctgtggtccacaactgttcccagtcagcaaacataatgttatgtccaacatcttgtgcccatttaatcatagcagatttaaccgtttcatcctgagtattccattttaatagcaagttatacattcttgaaagtatcttagttttgggatctaacagttctgtttccagctttgatttttccacctggaagccaatttttttgtccaaattatatacctctcttatttgataataatgaagccagtctcgcactttgtcttttaatttctcaaaactctgcaatttcagtttgtctccttcttgctccaaaatttcccaatattttggccacttggcctccatattgagctttttctgagccttagcctccattggtgacagccaccttggggttttattttcaagtaagtctttatatcttatccagacattaaacaatgctttcctgacaatatggttcttaaatgctttatgtgctttaaccttgccgtaccacaaatatgcatgccacccaaaaacattattgaaaccttctaaatccaaaatgtctgtgttctcaagaagcagccattctttcaaccagcaaaatgctgctgattcataataaagtttaaggtctggcagggcaaatccacctctttcctttgcgtcagttagtattttaaattttattctgggcttcttgccctgccagacaaatctagaaatgtctctctgccacttcttgaaacagtccattttgtccagaatttgtaatgattgaaacaaaaacaacattcttggcaatacagtcatctttatcgcagcaattcaacccaacaaggaaagcttcaaatttgaccatatttctaagtccttcttcacttctgaccaacatttttcatagttgtctttaaataaattcccatttttagctgtcatgttaatccccaggtatttcactttcttaaccactgttaaacctgtctcattctgaaacctctctttctccatcagtgttaaatttttctcaaggactttagtttttaacttattcaacttaaatcctgccacttgaccaaattcttgaatcagttctaatacacttttagtactagattctggctcctgtaaagtcaatactaagtcatctgcaaaagctttcaatttatattgtttagctccgacctttatacctttaatcagatggtcccttctaatcatatttaacaaaacctccaggaccgaaataaagagcaatggggaaattgggcagccttgtcgtgtccctttctctatcttgaattcctctgtcaccacattgttaactattaatttcgccttttgttctgaataaattgcacttataccattttcaaacccttgaccaacccccatgccctgaagatttttcttcataaagctccaagaaatattatcaaaagctttctccgcatccacaaaaattaaaactgctttagtgttgatgtccacttgcaacttctccaaaatattgattatattcctcgtattgtcagacaagtgtctgcctgggagaaagccagcttggtccttatgtatctcttccactaatactttttttaatcttttggccaaaatgtcggcaaatattttgtaatccacattaagcagggatatgggtcggtaattcttgagttgtgtcttttcagactcagtttccgtataagtgtaatatatgcttctttccacgactctggcgccttttccccctccaaaatttcattgcaaacctcctttagtggttgaattatcccgtccttcaaagttctataatattttgaggttaaaccatccagcccaatttacaaatggaacacactcaacaggaagcggaacatgttccgcttccaaggcaaagttcacaaaccaaaacacctacttccggctttgcagtgttcttaatctaaagctgttcttaaaccaaggtaccactgtatctgaatccTCATGGTGCCATGACTTCTTGAAACTAACTGGTGAAATTAATAGCTGAAACGAACAACAGCCAATTAATGGCTGGAACTAACTGGTGAAACTAATGGTTGAAACGAACTGATGAAACGAACTGATGAAACTAATAGTTAAAACTAGTTGGTGAAACTAACTACAGCTACTTAATGGCTGGATCTAACTGGTGAAACTAATGGCTGAAACGAACTGATGAAACGAACTGATGAAACTAATAGGTAAAACTAGCTGGTGAAACTAACTACAGCTACTTAATGGCTGGATCTAACTGGTGAAACTAATGGCTGAAACAAACTGATGAAACTAATAGTTAAAACTAGCTGGTGAAACTAACTACAGCTACTTAATGGCTAGAACTAACTGGTGAAACTAATGGCTGAAACGAACTGATGAAACGAACTGATGAAACTAATGGGTAAAACTAGCTGGTGAAACTAACTACAGCTACTTAATGGCTGGATCTAACTGTTGAAACTAATGGCTGAAACGAACTGATGAAACTAATAGTTAAAACTAGCTGGTGAAACTAACTACAGCTACTTAATGGCTAGAACTAACTGGTGAAACTAATGGTTGAAACGAACTGATGAAACGAACTGATGAAACTAATAGTTAAAACTAGCTAGTGAAACTAACTACAGCTACTTAATGGCTGGATCTAACTGGTGAAACTAATGGCTGAAACAGACTTTTGAAGTTCACAGCTGAAAGTAATGTATGAAATTGtctgataatttttttttgctaaaaaataattttctgtaGAAATGAATTGATAGATTTATTGATGAGTCTGAACAAATCCCCTTTCTATTTAATGAAGATGAAATATTTCTAATTTAATTTGAAACATTATAAATCATAAGTTACCTCACTTTATTAAACTTTTTTGCTGTAACATAAAAACCAAGCACCGTTTCTACAAGGAACAGGACCAAGCTGTCCGAAGGGTCCCACCTATTCCTGCTGGGAGATTTCAGTGCCAGAGTTGGGAATGGTCATCACAAGTGGGACAACTGCATAGGCTACTGTGGTATTGGCAGAACAGACAAAGACTTCTTGAGCTGTGCTCAGATCACAGCCTCTGAATCATGAACATGGTTTTCTCTACCAAGGCAAACCATAAGAGTGTCTTGGAAACATCCAAATtcagtttaccttcccattggagcggtacttatttatctacttgcactttgatgtgctttcaaactgcaaggttggcaggagcagggaccgagcaacgggagctcacccagtctcggggattcgaaccgccgacctcctgatcggcaagtcctagactctgtggtttaacccacagcgccacccacgtcccagcgcCACCCACCCAGTTAGGCTTCTTAAAAAGAAATAGAACATTATTAATACTGTTTTATTTCCATGgccctttgccccccccaaatgGTCCCCAGTTGCTACAGcagtttgttttctctctctatccATGGGAGTTGTGGCAAATCACAGGACAGGCTGCTGACTCTCATTCCAGGTCCTTGTCCTTGTGCATATTTGCAAGGCACACAAGTCTATCTCTTGGCTAAGGCATTTCCCCTTCTGTTCTGACTTGTATCAAAACTGCTTGCAGAGGAAGGAAATGCAATTGCATGCTTTGCAAAACATCTACGCCCTTTTCCCTCTTAACAGCTCCCGTGCTAAACAGTTCATGGGCTGGGAGAGTCAGAGGAAATATGGctgtgggccacatctggcctgcAAGTCATGGATTCCTCATAAAAACAATTTTCTCGGAAGGCAAAGCCTAGTCTTCACAAAGGACTCAGCCTTCACTTATATTTTTATGCGTGGAACAGGAGTCTCACTCCACAGCTAGATAAAGCAGATCATCTCATTTTCATCATTTTCTTCAAGACAGCAAGATTTTGCTTGGccccttgcttttctttctttctttctttctttctttctttctttctttctttctctctttctctctttctctctttctctctttctctctttctctctttctctctctctctctctctctctttctctctctctctttctttctttctttctttctttcttctccctccctctgttgtCTTCCCTTTCTGCATCTGTATCTCTTCCTGCTTGTCCTCtttcagttttttaaagaaatatttgcaTGGTTTCCCCATGAGACCTGGATGAAGCATTCCAGTCTAACACGATGCTTTGATCTGAGTGCTTGGGTCTGTGGGTAGGTTTGATCATGCACTCAGTTTTCATGATCAAAATGCAAATGTCTGAATTTAAAActgacatttaaaaaacacacaacattttaaaattcctTCTCTACTTAGAAAAATCCAGAGATGGATCCAGTTCAGTGGCATCATAAATGAAAGAGCAATGCTAACTCCTGATATTTGCTGTTTGGAGGAGTAAAGGTGTCCAGTAGTAGGAAGCAGGAAGTCCAAGATGTTACAGGAATGGGGTTGGGGTGGAGCAGAGCAGGCGATGATCTACTAGATTCAAAGCTACTACATTCTGCCAAGAGGGTGGCAGTCTGGGTCACTCAGCTACAACAGCTGTTTACGGAAGAGGGGGAAACTTCTATTCTGGCCACCTGAGCATTTGGGACCACAGATGTGATCATGGATCCACTATTTGAATTTGAATTCCTGCaatggaatgagctcccgttgctctgttccggctcctgccaacctagcagtttgaaagcacaccagtgcaagtagataaacaggtaccgctgtggcaggaagttaaacagtgtttccgcaggctctggtttccatcatggtattccattgcgccagaagtggttgagtcatgctcgccacatgacccgtaaagctatctgtggacaaacagtggctccctcagcctaaaagcaagatgagtgtcgcaaccccagagtcgcctttgactggacttaaccatccaggggtcatttaccttttaccattaCTACTCCACTGCTCTCTAACCATGGTTTTGATTGCTGTGCTTCGGGACTCAGAAGAAAATAACATATCCATTCGTCAACCCCTATAtgagaggagcagggaagcaatttTGCCCCAAGAGGTATATTGGAATGTGGCCAATCTTCCATGGGTGGATGGGgccaaaagcagaataaaaatccaaataaataaatagaaatagaaaataaataaaatccacaggcacacacatagagagagaaagaggcaggcagacaagtatacatacacacattcaGAAAGCCAGAGATCCCTTTCCTTAACCTTTAAGAATAAAAAACAGCTTTTTACTGCCTTATTTGTTTCACCATACAAATGGAAATGACTCTCTGATGAGATTGGTTTTTAAGCTTTCTATTTTTACCTGCATTATATTGTAACAACTTCAAAAAGCCTTCTCGTCAGCCAGAGAACTTTTGATCATGGATGGTTCTTAACATATGTATTTGTTCTTGTATTATAATTTATAGAATTGTGCAATCAGGCTTGAATGAGTACAGTCAGGGTGACTGTAGTGTTTCGTGATcatgtaattaaaaaacaaacatcccttgtcaacaaaaaacaaaaaaccagcttTTTACTTTCCAAGAGCAAGCAGAGTCTTTTCTCTGGTTTCAGCACTAGAGTTTCATTGTGCATAGATTGAAGGTAAGCGAAATGCTGCCTGCACTTTAAGAGTAAAGGCATTTGCATGCTCTTCCACTACACTCCTAGAGTAGGAATATGTGCAAATATTGCCTTCTACCCTCAAATAACAGCCTGAGGATTATTTCTGAGCTGAGCACTGTTGGGCAGAGTGCTAAAATTTGGGATAAgactctgcttgcactttgagctCTTGGTGGTGCTTAGTGACAGGGGTACCAACCATATGGAGGGAGGCAGGTAAGCTCCACCCCACATATTTGATCACATGATGCACACCATtagaatggcagtgcccatcaacttggggggaggAGTGACCCCCTTAAATAGCTTATGGGGGAGGCGAAGGGACCTTGGCTCATAGGAGCTGACTGCTATGCTTGGTGGTCAGATTCCTTCAAATCCTCAAATCTTACCGCATGGTACTTAGATCAGACATAAGAGATCTCTGTGCCTGAGATGGCTGGTGATTGGCAAGTGGGTGCAATTTGTTCAAAGCAACCTCATGGGACAAACTGAGAGGCTGGTGGGCCTGGCAAGATCAATGGGCTGAAGATATCACACTACGGCTCTAGGATGGTACCCTCTTTAACATTGCACTGGCCTCCCTGTTAGGAtacagttccgttccaccttaaatggtcaggcatgattgttgtgtgtcatatgcctgtttactcccagcactgttctctctgggaacttctgttttgtatatagcttttgttccggctgttttcctggacacgaatgcaagcagtcatgtttttcctttgttctgatctacgttgaataaagctgtaaatatgctctcctggctGAAACTTCCGTTGTGGAAACTCTGCAGAAAGGGTGTGCACTAGTCTTGGAATgtgtctgaggctcgtgtcgccaATTGACTGGTGCTGTTCTACGGGAGACGGGGACATCGCCCGGAGATGACGTGGAGGCCTGCCTGATGGCttcgtctccctggcagtatcccaacactcccATCCAAAACCAATTCATGCAGTCTTAAGGAACTGAGATCAGGAAGGGACAAAGCTCCAAAAGGTACACACAACTCTTTGGTTAAGATTTATTGTTGGTGAAGTTTCATGACAACAAACCATTAGAACACAGGCAGGATGAAGCCCAAGTGATTCAGTAACAGCAGAAGAACCTGACATCATTAAGTGCTGTGCTATCACCTCGAGCTGGAGCCTCCACCTTTGTTTGGATCCCACAGATGGCACCAGCGGTGCAGCGCTTGCTCCACTGGCCATAAGTACCAAAGGTGGGGGACTCGCCCTCCAGTATAGCACCATCTCCACAGCTGAACCGGATGTTGTTGGCTGCTGTATCATCAGATGGCCCTTTTGGGGCTTCAACATTCAGAGCGAAGGCAACCAGGTAGCCCCTGGGGCATTCCTTAACCTCTGtccactctccccacctgcaaaaaaagaagacaatatGATAATGTCTGCCTCTCTGGAAATATGGCCCAAATTGGAATGATTTGCTTTCCACCACAAAAGTCAAGAGGGCAGTTGCCTCCTTAGATTTTTAAAAGGCGTCTTTTGTAGACCTCATCAGGTATAGTGTGTCTACCAAACCTCAACTTCTAAGTAGGGCTGTGTGTTGTAATGCCTGGAGTCGGTGGATCTCCCCTGTGCCACCCGGGGTCCACCCACACCACACCCTCCCAATCTGCCCCTGGAAGATGGAGCTAGAGAATCTTTAAAGGGGTTCTGAACCCAAATCTTCTGTTAAGAATGGGACTGTTTTTTAAGGTCAGGCCATGTAGCGTGGCTGCCCCTGCCTAACAGATGTTAAGCAGAACAACCTCattctgtgtgctgctgctgctgcttcatgcttttcctttcctttgtactCTGTTGTTGCagcctcctttctctttcttatgTGGGGCTTGGGTTCCTCTGAAATTTGGAAGGCAACCTAGAGTTGGTATCCTTAGAGTCTGAGAGCTAAGAATGAGGATGATAGACCCTGACATTATCCTGCCCTGGTGCTGAAACATAATAGATTTCACCCAGCCCCTCACATCATCACTTTCCAAGCAACAAAGAGAAAAATCAAGAAGCTGCTTACGGCCCGACAGTGGATTGTACAACTCCACCACTACTGCAATAGAGACGGATGCCATTGAGGGAAGTATCATCACCAGTCACTCCTTGTTCTCTCTCTGTCTggtggaaaagagagaaagatgcaATAAAGCTGTTTTTGCAAGCTAGGACtctgttttatattctttattgaaaaataaaaaggacaaaattacaagtgcacagagtaagaCCAGGCACAAAaaggaagaaacaagaaatagtacccatgcagaaaacaaaatggaaaaaagatatTGTGTATgttacaaggggggggggtgttattgtagTTAATCAAACTAGTCTGAATTTTCCAAAGTAGTAGCTTGCAACATGAATAAGCAGTTATCTGTTCATAATTACATGTCCCTAATTGTGTACAAGTATTACTGGTTCTGGATTGAGATTTACATTCTGAGCTGCATCAAAAGACAGTAGCTTTTTGATGCAACCAGTCCTATGGGCCCCAAGTAAGCAAACTTAATAGGAAAAAAATGATCTTGCTAATGGCTGCCTAAGGCATCCTCAAGCCCTCTCTTATGTCTGCATATGCTACAGCGGGTTTTCTCCAGTTTGTGAAGTTAGGGTTGCCACATTATTTCAAGAAGTAAGAATCCAaacacaaaaagttgttgagctttttggaggaaagTTGTTGAAATCCTGGACATGTCAGCGAAAATCTGGATTTATGGCAACCCTTCTAGAAAGCATCAGAACTGACCTGGGTTGCTTCCACACTAACAGTTTAGTCTGTATTTTCCAGTTGAGCGCTCACTTTTCAGGAAGATAAACCTGACCACAATATTGCCAGCTCATTGCACTCCAAACTTTTCTGTATCCTTGTCCCTTTTTCCTCCAGTCCATCCAGTtttcttttatgtaaaatgcaatTCACTCTAAGCCTCTCCAGTATGGATTGACAAATTGGCATGGAGACTTTTTAGAGCTATTAAATCTTTAAGCATGGCAGTCAAAGCACCTAGCAGGCAGCAATATACAGGTAATGGGTTCAGAAAGAAAGATGGGaagcaatttaaaatatatatatattacattatTGTGACTATTCCTTGGGATCAGGATATCAAAAAGAAGATATAGATAAGCCTTTACCTTCAGTGAGAATCCGTGTGCATGTCCTTTGGGACAGGATTCAATTTTTCCCCATTCTCCCCACTTCCCGCCATTGGGCACAAGGAGGATTGAATTATAGTTTCGATGTCCTGCCTCACAGAGGTGGTAGGTGAGGAACAGGAAGACCACAGCACTGGTAGAGAGATCCATGGCAGGTGGACTGCACCAGATCGAGCTGCAAAAACTGAATGGAAGAATAACAGCCTTGAGAATTTATTCCGCAGAAAGTGTGGTTCTCTCTCCTCTGCTCAAAATCTTCCTGAATCTTGTGTTTCCCCCTGGAGAGAAGTGTGATTACTTCAGCTTGGACAAAGTGCCTCCAACATCAGAGATACACACTTTAGCAGGGGCTTCGctctaggaacacaggaaattgccttattctaagtcaggccattggttatCTAGCTTAGTTCTGTCTACACCAGAGCtactctccaaagtttcagacaggggacttcCCAGCCCTACTAGGAGATGCTGGGACCTCCTGCAACACTGATCTACAAATTTTTACATGGAAAGGGCATAGGCGTGCAGCGCCCCTTAGGCCAACCTTCCCCACCCTGGTATATTCCATATGAtccggactgcaactcccatcatccccagccagcaaacACGGTGCTGGTtccagctgatgggaattgtagtccagaacatctagaGATCACAAGGTCGGGGGATGCTGCCATAGATGTGCAACACTTCCAAAGGAATGCATCGTTAAATACCCTGAAATCTTTTGTGAAAAGCGGGGTACACTTTTCACAAAACATAGGGCCTATTAACACTAACAAGAATGCTTGACTGGATCCCCACTGGTTACTGCCTACTGATCAGACCTCTGTAATTCTGGCCATGTTGCAAGCCTTGTCTTCCCTTACCAAACTTCTCAGAGCAGAGCAAGGTAGTTCTACTTACTGTCTCTCAGCTGCCAGGCAGAATGAGAGCGTCCTTAAGCCGAGTGAGGAAATATGAATGTGAGCAGGGGATTTAAAGGGGGCAGGACAATGAAGTGTAGGAACTCTCTGTCCTGAGCAACACCTCCTCTGAGCCATCACAAAGCAGAGCATTGGGAAGGCTATGAAATCTTCTTTGTCCTGCCCCCAACCCCATTACCAGTGCCTTTAGGAAATGCCTCCAAAACCAGAACCCATTTGCCTGTGAGAGTGGGGAGGGCTGTCAGAAGGGTGAGGACATCATGTCAGAGGTGGTAGGTGAGGAACAGGAAGACCACAGCACTGGTAGAGAGATCCATGGCAGGTGGACTGCACCAGATTGAGTTGCAAAAACTGAGTGGAAGAATAACAGCCTTGAGAATTTATTTCTCAGAAAGTGTGGTTCTCTCCCCTCTGTTCAAAATGTTCCTGAatcttgtgtcccccccccccccggagggaaGTGTGATTACTTCTGGTTGATGAGTAAAACCAATTAATGGCTTTTCTGACTACACTTCTGATTTCAAAAGACAACTCAGAGTTGCTGGACATTGGGGCTAGATCAATTCCTCAAACAGAAAGGCAAGGCAGTATGGCAGGAATTGGCTGATGTAAGCTAACTAACTAATATGTGCAGCTTCCAGTTCCGTTCTGCCTTTCTGGAAGCAGACCCCATGGCAGTGGGAGACTgttggcaaaggaaaaacaaagatgGTTGAGGGTAATTATCTttgcaaattccccccagggACAGAGGGGAATAGGCTTTACTCGCCTATTCCCCTCTCCAATGCctccattaagaagcagaggttctcctgttaattagagcttaattggactaaagtTACAGGCGCACgctagaagagatgagatcacaaactgtAGAACAAAACCAACTACAACGACTTTAAGGTTAATACTTGAGAGAAGACTTCATCTGGTGCAAAAGatggtgtggggggaggggggcctacggcttctttatttaaagttttcttctctacatttatgattcaTCAACCCTCCTCTGAGtgttagttcaaattatatttgttcaagcgaggatggaagaaattggattatagatatggaatataacattagatggaactggggtgggggaggagaaagggagggaagctctattttgcaaaaggtttacgaTGGAAACATAGAGCtaactcttccccatcctttattatttacaaagtgAAGTGAATAACTGAAGGACTTGGagtttaatttaattggaagtgtAATTGCTCATATATCTTCAGTTGGAAGGGAggatgaaaggagtctgtgaactggccaaggaactgataaggttcattACTGAGTCATCTGCAGTTCAACAGACCACTCTTCTAcccaggctgagaggaaaaatgGTAAAGATGGgttatttattgggacagagtgacttttgcagctgttgttaaagttgcaaaacaatgaagtatgggacagagcaacagagaaATTTCTAGAACAACAATGAGATATCAGTtctgcccaaggcatgatggataacagcaacaaccgggggaaagaaagacataatatcttacaaggacaggaagaaaaaccatggacagaataattgccacacacaggaagaacaaagaTATAGTTTAAGTTTTTcacttgtacatttatgaatcatttaatgtgtcaacacaaatagaaattaTTAATACTTCAGTTGttatataagggattattattattatgaccggaatgcaattaaaattaataagattttggaatggagaaataaagcaaacaatcaagccatcaattctagcatgtgtGGGGCCACTTTAACCAaattacaatcatacctcgggttacagacgcttcacgcTGCGTGATTTCGGGATACAgacgcgccaaaacccggaagtaccagaaacaCTAGATTGTGCTTTGCACGAGCTCAGAAGCACCTAATCGCAACTCGCGCGTGCGGAGACgaggcactgcgggttgcggatgctgcgggttgcaaacattcctcccacacagatcacattcacaacccaagagtccactgtatataattcaaTATTTAAATTATTGATAtcaataattgtattataaactggtattgttataatgaggctattattggattgtaaatgaaaactaataaaaatattatgggGGGGGACTTTTCACAATAGGGCCTAATGCCAAGAGCAAGAATACTTGGCTGAATCCCCCACCCAGCTCTACTTCACTCAAGTCTGACAGTTGACTAGGCCTACATCATTCTGGCTACATTGCAACCCTTGCCTTTCTTTGCCCTCACTTGGAGTTCTGCTTACCGTCTCTCAGCTGACAATTACTCTGCGGACAGAAAGAGAGAGTCCATAAACTGAGTAATGAAACATGGACGTGAGCAGGGAATTTAAAGGGTTCAGGACAATGAAATGTAGGCACTCTCTGTCCTGAGCAACACCTCCCATGCTCCACTGATCCATCATGGAGCAGAGCAGGCGGAGAGGACTATGAAGTCTTCCTGGTCCAGTGCTTACCTCACCCCCATTACCAGTGGCTTTTAGGAAGTGCCTGCACAAGCAGAAGCCATTTGCCAGGAGGAGTGGAGAGAGCTATCGAAAGGGTGAGGACATCATTTCAAGACCAAAGACCAGGACCGTACAATTGGCTTTAGAACAGAGTTGGGCAAACTGCTACTCTTGAGCCACATGCGTTCCTCAGCCTAATTGCCACAAGTCCTCAAGCAGGGAGTTCAGACTTCCAGCAAAAGTGATGTTTCCTTCTCATGGGAAACCACTAGGCTTGGAGAAATGGGGAGGGAGGACAGCACATACAGAAGAGGGTgtcagagagagggaaaagaaggtGTCTTGTATCTTGATAACTGTAGCTCCACTGTATGTGTGGATTAGTTTTCTCAAAGGGAGAGTTATAGTTCTCTCATCAATCTGCTGTTCACAAAAGCATTCAGGTGAAGCCATGACAGTTCACTTGGTAGAAATCTGATATAACTTTGTAGTGTAAATATATCCACAGAATACCAGAACTGCTGAAGTTCACCCTCAGCTTCATAGTACCCTTCAAAATTTAACAGGAAGCCACACTGTGAGGTCTGTTAGAGACCTGCAAAGACCTGTTGGAGGATACAAACAATCATGCGGAAGAAAGGCCAATGTAGA from Podarcis raffonei isolate rPodRaf1 chromosome 4, rPodRaf1.pri, whole genome shotgun sequence includes these protein-coding regions:
- the LOC128412325 gene encoding vitelline membrane outer layer protein 1-like; this translates as MDLSTSAVVFLFLTYHLCEAGHRNYNSILLVPNGGKWGEWGKIESCPKGHAHGFSLKTEREQGVTGDDTSLNGIRLYCSSGGVVQSTVGPWGEWTEVKECPRGYLVAFALNVEAPKGPSDDTAANNIRFSCGDGAILEGESPTFGTYGQWSKRCTAGAICGIQTKVEAPARGDSTALNDVRFFCCY